From a single Couchioplanes caeruleus genomic region:
- a CDS encoding MerR family transcriptional regulator — translation MRGIGEVSRASGLGVSALRFYDRAGVLVPAEVDPVTGYRRYREEQILAARLVAGLRRVGMPVADIGRAVAELPDPRTVRTLLDEHLRRLEDGLADARRELSRLHHLLDAEETTMTRITLPAAALAAALDAVRFAACADPALPMINSVLLETGAEGVLTVAATDRFRLAVAEAAATVAGPPVRAAAPLSFVDQLRPLLTGTVTLLLDDATLVAETPAGRAEARPLDVDWPDHRRLVTLDAPGARRVTVDGPELRATLGAATTVTREHEGRRFEVAILTVGPAGELRTADAHAWAADAEAHVAVNREYLLQALDAGGPGQLVLELDGPIKPLAVRGTTGFSILMPVRH, via the coding sequence ATGCGCGGGATCGGCGAGGTGTCCCGGGCCAGCGGCCTGGGGGTCAGCGCCCTGCGGTTCTACGACCGGGCCGGCGTGCTGGTGCCGGCCGAGGTGGACCCGGTGACCGGCTACCGGCGGTACCGCGAGGAGCAGATCCTCGCCGCCCGCCTGGTGGCCGGGCTGCGCCGGGTCGGCATGCCGGTCGCGGACATCGGCCGGGCGGTCGCGGAGCTGCCCGACCCCCGGACCGTCCGCACGCTGCTGGACGAGCACCTGCGCCGGCTGGAGGACGGCCTCGCCGACGCCCGCCGCGAGCTCTCCCGACTCCATCACCTGCTGGACGCCGAGGAGACCACCATGACCCGCATCACCCTGCCCGCCGCCGCGCTCGCCGCCGCCCTCGACGCGGTCCGCTTCGCCGCCTGCGCCGACCCGGCCCTGCCGATGATCAACAGCGTGTTGCTGGAGACCGGCGCGGAGGGCGTGCTGACCGTGGCCGCCACCGACCGGTTCCGGCTCGCCGTCGCCGAGGCCGCCGCCACGGTGGCCGGGCCGCCGGTCCGGGCCGCCGCGCCGCTGTCCTTCGTCGACCAGCTGCGCCCGCTGCTCACCGGAACGGTCACGCTGCTGCTGGACGACGCGACGCTGGTCGCCGAGACGCCCGCGGGCCGCGCCGAGGCCCGGCCCCTGGACGTGGACTGGCCGGACCATCGCCGCCTGGTGACGCTCGACGCCCCCGGCGCCCGGCGGGTCACCGTGGACGGGCCCGAGCTGCGCGCCACCCTCGGCGCTGCCACCACGGTGACCCGCGAGCACGAGGGCCGCCGGTTCGAGGTCGCGATCCTCACCGTGGGGCCGGCCGGCGAGCTGCGTACGGCCGACGCGCACGCCTGGGCGGCCGACGCCGAGGCGCACGTGGCGGTCAACCGGGAGTACCTGCTGCAGGCGCTGGACGCGGGCGGCCCGGGACAGCTGGTGCTGGAACTGGACGGTCCGATCAAGCCGCTGGCCGTACGCGGCACCACGGGCTTCTCCATTCTCATGCCGGTACGCCATTGA
- a CDS encoding helix-turn-helix transcriptional regulator: protein MVTGGRARGKSDDLPLLRRARDRMDREYAQPLDVPALARTAHMSAGHFARRFRAEYGETPYSYLMTRRIERAKALLRRGDVSVTEACVRVGCTSLGSFSSRFTELVGQTPSAYRARAHDEVAGVPGCIARGLGQPIRSGEAPGARSALA, encoded by the coding sequence ATGGTGACGGGCGGGCGGGCCCGGGGCAAGAGCGACGACCTGCCGCTGCTGCGCCGGGCCCGGGACCGGATGGACCGCGAGTACGCCCAGCCGCTCGACGTCCCGGCGCTCGCGCGGACGGCGCACATGTCCGCGGGCCACTTCGCGCGCCGCTTCCGTGCCGAGTACGGCGAGACCCCGTACTCGTACCTGATGACGCGCCGGATCGAACGCGCCAAGGCCCTGTTGCGCCGCGGCGACGTGAGCGTGACCGAGGCGTGCGTCCGGGTGGGCTGCACGTCGCTCGGCTCGTTCAGCTCCCGTTTCACCGAGCTGGTCGGGCAGACGCCGAGCGCCTATCGCGCCCGCGCGCATGACGAGGTGGCCGGCGTACCCGGGTGCATCGCCCGTGGCCTGGGCCAACCGATCAGATCTGGAGAAGCGCCGGGGGCCCGCAGCGCCCTAGCGTGA
- a CDS encoding VOC family protein, whose translation MTISLSHCFLIVHDYDEALTFYRDVLGLEVRADVEFEDNRWLTLSAPDQPGVEIGLEIPGYFPHTSEADRRATADLLAKGLLPGIIFRTDDCDKTFDRVRAAGAEVLQEPIDQPYGVRDCAFRDPSGNMVRFSQYPEG comes from the coding sequence ATGACGATTTCCCTGTCGCACTGCTTCCTCATCGTGCACGACTACGACGAGGCTCTGACGTTCTACCGCGACGTCCTCGGCCTCGAGGTGCGCGCGGACGTCGAGTTCGAGGACAACCGGTGGCTGACCCTGAGCGCGCCGGACCAGCCGGGCGTCGAGATCGGCCTGGAGATCCCCGGCTACTTCCCGCACACCTCGGAGGCCGATCGGCGGGCCACCGCGGACCTGCTGGCGAAGGGGTTGCTGCCGGGGATCATCTTCCGCACCGACGACTGCGACAAGACCTTCGACCGGGTACGGGCGGCCGGCGCCGAGGTGCTCCAGGAGCCGATCGATCAGCCGTACGGCGTGCGCGACTGCGCCTTCCGCGACCCCTCCGGGAACATGGTCAGGTTCTCCCAGTACCCGGAGGGGTGA
- a CDS encoding alpha/beta hydrolase family protein: MRRLLVSAALAAAVVIGSGGQAWAAPPADPAPSAGLPAGWSVQNGHLTWHSDKRVPMGDAAVEFWAGDRLLGRPRAQRDQQTFKLDLGEVTSLDSLQVRAGGKRLDEAAPAARRRSAAPAASTPAPQAKNPVDPGVKGPYRTVRGEYSLAGVKLPDFPAKVEMQAVVVAPKGAPGKRPLALFLHGRHSICYNGADEDAPQDWPCPRGTKPIPSYRGYLQAQELLASQGYVTVSISANGINGQDYAAEDGGAQARSSLVRQHLAKWAAWAGTGRSGAPSIVRSAPRADLSKVFLMGHSRGGEGVSRAAMDTLTPPPSAQDGYHGKVRWTIRGLLLIGPTIFGHNPVPDVPSATILPGCDGDVSDLQGQIFIDETRGVSRGKALHSSLYVVGANHNYFNTEWTPGQAAAPAWDDFWSEEPDPVCSPGAPTRLTAAQEQKAGATYIAAAARLFVGRDDRVRPLLDGSGVRAPSADPARVLSHAIGANRTAALIPSPAVATSGARICAEIADDAGACLEPDDWTQRSAHFVSFNGVSPEPGRYAADLKWTTADKPVTLKAPKPITLAGHKALALRLMVAPNSTGNRFGVAAIGTDGHRTQLGEVRADGLPGTEYTTSWWAQELRVPLKGLRGKVAKLELTPRTASGRAFLIDAWGWNPGTPDPRETSLPRIDIGSLKVKEGNSGTKTYQVPVKITGRGGGKVRLFMTDAVTYKSTSWLATVRPGARTIPVPVKVKGDTLYGQDEGKMVGAKAERGFVIGDYQGGVDVRNDDPAPKLSLGTATDKVAEGGTLRWQVKLSAPAETPFDIWASPQKPASGTELSSTDVDPAWFQEFAYEDPEPSRPLSSTYLTAYTTIEPGKTSGEITVPTVTDSVAESDEIVQLQFGEETGLGTVTGTVTGN; the protein is encoded by the coding sequence ATGCGCAGACTTCTCGTGTCGGCCGCGCTCGCCGCGGCCGTGGTGATCGGATCCGGAGGGCAGGCCTGGGCCGCCCCGCCGGCCGACCCCGCACCCTCCGCCGGCCTCCCGGCCGGCTGGTCCGTCCAGAACGGACACCTGACCTGGCACTCCGACAAGCGGGTGCCGATGGGCGACGCCGCGGTCGAGTTCTGGGCCGGTGACCGGCTGCTGGGCCGGCCGCGCGCCCAGCGTGACCAGCAGACCTTCAAGCTGGACCTGGGCGAGGTGACCAGCCTCGACTCGCTGCAGGTCCGCGCCGGCGGCAAGCGCCTGGACGAGGCCGCCCCGGCCGCCCGCCGCCGGTCCGCCGCGCCCGCGGCGAGCACGCCGGCGCCGCAGGCGAAGAACCCCGTCGACCCGGGCGTCAAGGGCCCCTACCGGACGGTCCGCGGCGAGTACTCCCTGGCCGGCGTCAAGCTCCCCGACTTCCCGGCGAAGGTGGAGATGCAGGCCGTGGTCGTCGCGCCCAAGGGCGCGCCGGGCAAGCGGCCCCTCGCGCTGTTCCTGCACGGGCGGCACTCGATCTGCTACAACGGCGCCGACGAGGACGCCCCGCAGGACTGGCCGTGCCCCCGGGGCACCAAGCCGATTCCGAGCTACCGCGGCTACCTGCAGGCCCAGGAGCTGCTGGCCTCGCAGGGCTACGTGACGGTGTCGATCTCGGCCAACGGCATCAACGGCCAGGACTACGCCGCCGAGGACGGCGGTGCGCAGGCCCGGTCCTCGCTGGTCCGCCAGCACCTGGCGAAGTGGGCCGCCTGGGCCGGCACCGGCCGCTCCGGCGCCCCCTCGATCGTGCGCTCCGCGCCGCGTGCCGACCTGTCCAAGGTGTTCCTGATGGGTCACTCCCGTGGCGGCGAGGGCGTCAGCCGCGCCGCGATGGACACGCTCACCCCGCCGCCCTCCGCCCAGGACGGTTACCACGGCAAGGTCCGCTGGACGATCCGCGGCCTGCTGCTCATCGGCCCGACCATCTTCGGGCACAACCCGGTGCCGGACGTGCCGTCCGCGACGATCCTGCCCGGCTGTGACGGCGACGTCTCCGACCTGCAGGGCCAGATCTTCATCGACGAGACCCGCGGCGTGAGCCGGGGCAAGGCGCTGCACAGCTCGCTGTACGTGGTCGGCGCCAACCACAACTACTTCAACACCGAGTGGACGCCGGGACAGGCGGCCGCACCCGCGTGGGACGACTTCTGGAGCGAGGAGCCCGACCCGGTCTGCTCGCCCGGCGCCCCGACCCGCCTGACCGCCGCGCAGGAGCAGAAGGCCGGCGCGACGTACATCGCGGCCGCCGCGCGCCTGTTCGTGGGCCGCGACGACCGGGTCCGCCCGCTGCTCGACGGCAGCGGCGTCCGGGCCCCGTCGGCCGACCCCGCACGGGTGCTCAGCCACGCCATCGGCGCCAACCGCACCGCCGCGCTGATCCCGTCGCCGGCCGTCGCCACCAGCGGTGCCCGGATCTGCGCCGAGATCGCCGACGACGCCGGCGCCTGCCTGGAGCCCGACGACTGGACGCAGCGCTCCGCGCACTTCGTCTCGTTCAACGGCGTCTCGCCCGAGCCGGGCCGGTACGCGGCCGACCTGAAGTGGACGACGGCGGACAAGCCGGTCACGCTCAAGGCGCCCAAGCCGATCACGCTCGCCGGCCACAAGGCCCTCGCGCTGCGACTCATGGTCGCGCCGAACAGCACCGGCAACCGCTTCGGCGTCGCCGCGATCGGCACGGACGGGCACCGTACGCAGCTGGGTGAGGTCCGCGCCGACGGGCTGCCCGGCACGGAGTACACGACGTCGTGGTGGGCGCAGGAGCTGCGCGTACCGCTCAAGGGCCTGCGCGGCAAGGTGGCGAAGCTGGAGCTGACGCCGCGGACGGCGAGCGGACGGGCGTTCCTCATCGACGCCTGGGGCTGGAACCCGGGCACCCCCGACCCGCGCGAGACCTCCCTGCCGCGCATCGACATCGGCAGCCTGAAGGTCAAGGAGGGCAACTCCGGCACCAAGACGTACCAGGTGCCGGTCAAGATCACCGGCCGGGGCGGCGGCAAGGTCCGGCTGTTCATGACCGACGCGGTGACGTACAAGAGCACGTCGTGGCTCGCCACCGTCCGCCCGGGCGCCCGGACCATCCCGGTGCCGGTCAAGGTGAAGGGCGACACGCTGTACGGCCAGGACGAGGGCAAGATGGTCGGCGCCAAGGCCGAGCGCGGCTTCGTGATCGGCGACTACCAGGGCGGCGTCGACGTCCGCAACGACGACCCGGCGCCGAAGCTCAGCCTGGGCACGGCGACGGACAAGGTGGCCGAGGGCGGCACGCTGCGCTGGCAGGTGAAGCTCTCCGCGCCGGCCGAGACGCCGTTCGACATCTGGGCGTCTCCGCAGAAGCCGGCGAGCGGCACCGAGCTGTCCAGCACCGACGTCGACCCGGCCTGGTTCCAGGAGTTCGCGTACGAGGACCCCGAGCCGTCCCGGCCGCTGTCGTCGACGTACCTGACGGCGTACACGACGATCGAGCCGGGCAAGACCAGCGGTGAGATCACCGTCCCGACGGTGACGGACAGCGTCGCCGAGTCGGACGAGATCGTTCAGCTGCAATTCGGCGAGGAGACCGGCCTCGGCACGGTCACGGGTACGGTCACCGGCAACTGA
- a CDS encoding LysE/ArgO family amino acid transporter: MLTSALAGFAASVVLIVAIGAQNAFVLRQGLRREHVLPVVVVCAVSDLALIAAGIAGLGAVVAARPVAVTVIRWAGAAFLLAYAVTAAKRALKPAVLSPTDRGPATLRATLLTCLALTYLNPHVYLDTVLLLGAVAQQHPHRWFFGVGAAAASAVWFTGLGLGARRLAPVLARPGAWRVLDGLIAAVMAGLGIALLV, translated from the coding sequence GTGCTCACCTCCGCCCTCGCCGGTTTCGCCGCGTCCGTCGTGCTCATCGTCGCCATCGGCGCGCAGAACGCCTTCGTGCTGCGCCAGGGACTGCGGCGGGAGCACGTACTCCCGGTGGTGGTGGTCTGCGCCGTCTCCGACCTGGCGCTGATCGCGGCCGGCATCGCCGGCCTCGGCGCCGTCGTGGCCGCGCGCCCGGTGGCCGTCACCGTGATCCGGTGGGCCGGGGCCGCCTTCCTCCTCGCGTACGCCGTGACGGCCGCCAAGCGCGCGCTCAAGCCGGCCGTCCTGTCCCCCACCGACCGCGGCCCGGCGACCCTGCGGGCGACATTGCTCACCTGCCTCGCGCTGACGTATCTGAACCCGCACGTGTACCTGGACACCGTCCTGCTGCTCGGGGCGGTCGCGCAGCAGCATCCGCACCGATGGTTCTTCGGCGTGGGGGCCGCCGCGGCCAGCGCCGTCTGGTTCACCGGGCTGGGACTGGGCGCGCGGCGGCTGGCTCCGGTGCTGGCGCGGCCCGGGGCGTGGCGGGTCCTCGACGGCCTGATCGCGGCCGTCATGGCGGGTCTCGGGATCGCGCTGCTTGTTTAG
- a CDS encoding LysR family transcriptional regulator ArgP, with product MMDAVQLATFHAVIGEGSFDAAARALHVTPSAVSQRIKALEQAVGQVLVRRTKPAEPTAAGQALVRLAGQVALLEREALDAARGALGGGGRTRIAVVVNADSLHTWFLPALAALPADPALSFDLHQDDQDHTADLLRAGTAMAAVTAQHTAVQGCRVERLGAMRYLAVAAPGVFDGFATTPMIVLNRKDRLQHRFLASVTRRHLDPPLHYVPAAAAFVDAIRLGLGWGMVPEQLARPDLASGRLAELTPGRHLDVPLYWQYWRLESTILTTLTAAVRAAAEKVLR from the coding sequence CTGATGGACGCCGTGCAGCTCGCGACGTTCCACGCGGTGATCGGCGAGGGCAGCTTCGACGCGGCCGCGCGGGCACTGCACGTGACCCCCTCGGCGGTGAGCCAGCGGATCAAGGCGCTGGAGCAGGCGGTCGGCCAGGTGCTGGTCCGGCGCACCAAGCCCGCCGAGCCGACCGCGGCGGGCCAGGCCCTCGTACGCCTCGCCGGTCAGGTCGCGCTGCTGGAACGCGAGGCGCTCGACGCTGCCCGGGGGGCGCTCGGCGGCGGTGGCCGTACCCGGATCGCGGTGGTGGTCAACGCCGACTCGCTGCACACCTGGTTCCTGCCGGCGCTCGCCGCCCTGCCCGCGGACCCGGCGCTCAGCTTCGACCTGCACCAGGACGACCAGGATCACACCGCCGACCTGCTCCGCGCCGGTACGGCCATGGCCGCGGTGACCGCCCAGCACACCGCCGTGCAGGGCTGCCGGGTCGAACGGCTGGGCGCGATGCGCTACCTCGCCGTGGCGGCGCCGGGGGTCTTCGACGGCTTCGCCACGACACCGATGATCGTGCTGAACCGCAAGGACCGGCTGCAGCACCGCTTCCTCGCCTCGGTGACACGCCGGCACCTCGACCCGCCGCTCCATTACGTCCCGGCGGCGGCCGCCTTCGTCGACGCGATCCGGCTGGGCCTCGGCTGGGGCATGGTCCCGGAACAGCTCGCCCGCCCCGATCTGGCCTCCGGCCGGCTCGCCGAACTCACCCCGGGCCGCCACCTCGACGTGCCGCTGTACTGGCAGTACTGGCGCCTCGAGTCGACGATTCTGACAACCTTGACCGCAGCCGTCCGCGCCGCCGCCGAAAAAGTTCTGCGCTGA
- a CDS encoding RNA polymerase sigma factor: MTEEEFNGFFAANFTDVWGFARRRTDSGSDADDVTAETFAVAWRRRTQIPSVDGRLWLFGVARNVLANHRRATQRRLNLHLRLATVQGEPVAYQPDGLVWEALAELSEDDRELLLMRAWDGLSVLDIATVLDITAANVSSRLYRARARLLRELERRDSPDSEQVRTESRGKGSDR, translated from the coding sequence ATGACCGAAGAAGAATTCAACGGGTTCTTCGCGGCGAACTTCACGGACGTGTGGGGCTTCGCCCGCCGGCGTACGGACTCCGGTTCCGACGCCGACGACGTCACGGCCGAGACGTTCGCCGTCGCGTGGCGCAGGCGTACGCAGATACCGTCCGTCGACGGCCGGCTGTGGCTGTTCGGCGTGGCCCGCAACGTGCTCGCCAACCATCGGCGCGCCACCCAGAGGCGGCTCAACCTGCATCTGCGCCTGGCGACCGTGCAGGGAGAGCCGGTCGCGTACCAGCCGGACGGGCTCGTCTGGGAAGCATTGGCAGAGCTGTCCGAGGACGACCGGGAATTGCTGCTCATGCGCGCCTGGGACGGATTGAGCGTCCTGGACATCGCCACCGTTCTGGACATCACGGCGGCGAATGTGTCGTCGCGCCTCTACCGAGCCCGTGCCCGTCTTCTCCGCGAACTCGAGCGGCGAGATTCCCCGGATTCCGAACAGGTACGTACCGAATCCCGCGGAAAGGGGAGTGATCGCTGA
- the dapD gene encoding 2,3,4,5-tetrahydropyridine-2,6-dicarboxylate N-succinyltransferase: MSSAISTSAAWGIGLATVTADGTVLDTWYPAGYLGLGALPEDAPTLPAGLVGPKALAGLSTVEVRTEVASLADPIKDSADAYLRLHLLSHRLVRPNEQNLDGIFGQLANVAWTSAGPCPPDRVDELRLIERAAGRHLSVYGVDKFPRMTDYVVPTGVRIADADRVRLGAHLASGTTVMHEGFCNYNAGTLGTSMVEGRIVQGVVVGDSSDVGAGSSIMGTLSGGGKDKVSIGERSLLGANAGIGISLGDDCVVEAGCYITAGSKITLPDGRVVKARELSGVDNLLFWRNSVTGALEARPRKGTGIELNAALHAND; encoded by the coding sequence GTGAGTAGCGCGATCTCGACCTCGGCAGCCTGGGGCATCGGCCTCGCCACCGTCACCGCCGACGGGACGGTCCTCGACACCTGGTATCCGGCGGGCTATCTCGGCCTCGGCGCCCTGCCGGAGGACGCACCCACCCTGCCCGCCGGCCTCGTCGGGCCCAAGGCGCTCGCCGGGCTCTCCACCGTCGAGGTGCGCACCGAGGTGGCGTCGCTGGCCGACCCGATCAAGGACTCCGCGGACGCGTACCTGCGGCTGCATCTGCTCTCGCACCGGCTGGTACGCCCCAACGAGCAGAACCTCGACGGCATCTTCGGCCAGCTCGCCAACGTCGCGTGGACGTCGGCCGGCCCGTGCCCGCCGGACCGGGTGGACGAGCTGCGCCTCATCGAGCGCGCGGCCGGCCGGCACCTCTCCGTGTACGGCGTCGACAAGTTCCCGCGGATGACGGACTACGTGGTGCCCACGGGCGTACGCATCGCCGACGCCGACCGGGTGCGGCTCGGCGCCCACCTGGCGAGCGGGACCACCGTCATGCACGAGGGGTTCTGCAACTACAACGCCGGCACGCTGGGCACGTCGATGGTCGAGGGCCGCATCGTGCAGGGCGTCGTGGTGGGCGACAGCTCGGACGTCGGCGCCGGCTCGTCGATCATGGGCACGCTCTCCGGCGGCGGCAAGGACAAGGTGTCGATCGGCGAGCGCAGCCTGCTCGGCGCGAACGCGGGCATCGGCATCTCGCTGGGCGACGACTGCGTGGTCGAGGCGGGCTGCTACATCACCGCCGGCTCCAAGATCACGCTGCCGGACGGCCGCGTGGTGAAGGCGCGCGAGCTGTCGGGCGTCGACAACCTGCTGTTCTGGCGCAACTCAGTCACCGGCGCGCTCGAGGCCCGCCCCCGCAAGGGGACGGGCATCGAGCTCAACGCGGCGCTGCACGCCAACGACTGA
- the dapE gene encoding succinyl-diaminopimelate desuccinylase, which produces MGNPLTPDVLVDPVVLTRTLVDIESVSRDEKVIADCVEDVLRQAPHLSTERHGNTVMARTDLGRDQRIVLAGHLDTVPVHGNLPSTVVDDLIYGCGTADMKSGVALALHLAATLPDPRYDLTYLFYEAEEIESRFNGLHLLAQHRPEWLAADFAVLLEPTYGVVEAGCQGTLRVTVRTHGRRAHPARAWRGVNAIHAAGEVLRRLGDYRPRTVTIDGCTYREGLSAVRISGGVAGNVIPDACAVEVDLRFAPDRTEQQALDHLHEIFAGFDLEVTDSAPGALPGLDAAPARDFVTAVGSEPAAKLGWTDVSRFAALGVPALNYGPGDPMLAHAPDEHVEIGKIRDGAATLHRWLSAY; this is translated from the coding sequence ATGGGAAACCCCCTGACCCCGGACGTGCTGGTCGATCCGGTGGTGCTCACCCGCACCCTGGTGGACATCGAGTCCGTCTCGCGCGACGAGAAGGTCATCGCCGACTGTGTGGAGGACGTCCTGCGGCAGGCGCCGCACCTGAGCACCGAGCGCCACGGGAACACCGTGATGGCGCGTACGGACCTCGGCCGCGACCAGCGGATCGTGCTCGCCGGGCACCTCGACACCGTTCCGGTCCACGGCAACCTGCCCTCGACCGTGGTGGACGACCTCATCTACGGCTGCGGCACCGCGGACATGAAGTCGGGTGTGGCCCTGGCCCTCCACCTCGCGGCCACCCTGCCCGACCCTCGCTACGACCTGACGTACCTGTTCTACGAGGCGGAGGAGATCGAGAGCCGGTTCAACGGTCTGCACCTGCTCGCCCAGCACCGTCCGGAGTGGCTCGCCGCCGACTTCGCGGTCCTGCTGGAGCCCACGTACGGGGTGGTCGAGGCCGGCTGCCAGGGCACATTGCGGGTGACCGTACGGACCCACGGGCGCCGGGCGCACCCCGCGCGGGCGTGGCGCGGAGTGAACGCCATCCACGCCGCCGGGGAGGTGCTGCGACGGCTGGGCGACTACCGCCCGCGCACGGTCACCATCGACGGGTGTACGTACCGTGAAGGGCTGAGTGCCGTACGGATATCCGGCGGCGTGGCCGGCAACGTCATCCCGGACGCGTGCGCCGTCGAGGTGGACCTGCGCTTCGCCCCGGACCGTACGGAGCAGCAGGCCCTCGACCACCTGCACGAGATCTTCGCCGGCTTCGACCTCGAGGTGACCGACTCGGCGCCCGGGGCGCTGCCGGGGCTGGACGCGGCCCCGGCCCGTGACTTCGTGACCGCGGTGGGTTCCGAGCCCGCCGCGAAGCTCGGCTGGACGGACGTGTCCCGGTTCGCGGCGCTGGGCGTGCCGGCGCTGAACTACGGGCCGGGTGACCCGATGCTGGCGCACGCCCCGGACGAGCACGTCGAGATCGGGAAGATCAGGGACGGCGCGGCCACGCTGCACCGCTGGCTGTCGGCGTACTGA
- a CDS encoding TIGR00730 family Rossman fold protein, translating to MTDSTNGRERVPQERHRGAVTLRRDSIPPSTADEKLLDSHHRGEWKTKDAWRALRILSEFVEGFDTLADLPPAVSVFGSARSRPDSPECELAAQLGAALAEAGYAVITGGGPGVMEAANRGATEAGGMSVGLGIELPFEQGLNDWVDIGIDFRYFFVRKTMFVKYAQAFVVLPGGFGTLDELFEAVTLVQTRKVTRFPVILMGSAYWGGLFDWIKQRLLADGKVSSDDLDLITLTDDVGEAVKMIVDADRAANGNGKR from the coding sequence ATGACGGACAGCACCAACGGCCGTGAGCGCGTACCCCAGGAGCGTCATCGCGGCGCCGTCACGCTGCGGCGTGATTCGATACCGCCCAGCACGGCCGACGAGAAACTGCTCGACTCGCACCACCGGGGCGAGTGGAAGACGAAGGACGCCTGGCGCGCCCTGCGGATCCTGTCGGAGTTCGTCGAGGGCTTCGACACCCTCGCCGACCTGCCGCCGGCGGTCAGCGTCTTCGGCTCCGCCCGCAGCCGGCCGGACAGCCCCGAGTGCGAGCTCGCCGCCCAGCTCGGCGCGGCCCTGGCCGAGGCCGGGTACGCGGTGATCACCGGCGGTGGCCCGGGCGTGATGGAGGCGGCCAACCGCGGCGCGACCGAGGCCGGCGGCATGTCGGTCGGGCTCGGCATCGAACTGCCGTTCGAGCAGGGACTCAACGACTGGGTCGACATCGGCATCGACTTCCGCTACTTCTTCGTCCGCAAGACCATGTTCGTCAAGTACGCGCAGGCCTTCGTCGTGCTGCCGGGCGGCTTCGGGACCCTGGACGAGCTGTTCGAGGCGGTCACGCTCGTCCAGACCCGCAAGGTGACCCGCTTCCCGGTGATCCTCATGGGCTCCGCGTACTGGGGCGGGCTGTTCGACTGGATCAAGCAGCGGCTGCTCGCCGACGGCAAGGTGAGCTCCGACGACCTGGACCTCATCACGCTCACCGACGACGTCGGGGAAGCCGTGAAGATGATCGTGGACGCCGACCGCGCGGCCAACGGCAACGGGAAGCGGTGA
- a CDS encoding TIGR00730 family Rossman fold protein has product MAAICVFCASSSAIDREHLDLATAFGKALGPRGHTLVSGGGCVGMMGAVADGARSGGAHTLGVIPQSLVDLEVADRTADELVVTTDMGARKNIMIERSDAFVTLPGGLGTLDELFEVWTTATLDLHRKPIVVLDPDGFYTGLWRWLGEITETGFVRRPALAQVTLVTSIDAALDAVERALTA; this is encoded by the coding sequence GTGGCGGCCATCTGCGTCTTCTGTGCCTCCTCGTCCGCCATCGACCGCGAGCACCTCGACCTGGCCACCGCGTTCGGTAAAGCCCTCGGCCCGCGCGGGCACACGCTCGTCTCCGGCGGTGGCTGCGTCGGCATGATGGGCGCGGTCGCCGACGGCGCCCGGTCCGGTGGCGCGCACACCCTCGGCGTGATCCCGCAGTCCCTGGTGGACCTCGAGGTCGCCGACCGCACCGCCGACGAGCTGGTCGTCACCACCGACATGGGCGCCCGCAAGAACATCATGATCGAGCGCTCCGACGCGTTCGTGACGCTGCCGGGCGGCCTCGGCACCCTGGACGAGCTGTTCGAGGTGTGGACGACCGCCACCCTCGACCTGCACCGCAAGCCGATCGTCGTGCTCGACCCGGACGGCTTCTACACCGGACTGTGGCGCTGGCTGGGCGAGATCACCGAGACCGGGTTCGTCCGCCGGCCCGCGCTCGCCCAGGTCACGCTGGTCACCTCGATCGACGCCGCGCTGGACGCCGTCGAGCGGGCGCTCACCGCCTGA